The following proteins are co-located in the Micromonospora coriariae genome:
- a CDS encoding FAD-dependent oxidoreductase, with translation MTERVVIVGNGMAGARLAAELDARGGDRKVTVLGAEPHRAYNRIMLSALLAGRIGEQDVELAETAGHGSDLRPGVPVTRIDRAGRTVRTADGDRIGYDHLVLATGSRAMVPPLPGLTGELPRRVVPFRTLDDCRRIRAVADGARSALVLGGGLLGLEAARGLATRGLATTVVHPTGHLMERQLDPAAGAVLAGTLAGLGVTIQLAVPATGVAADATGVRLELADGRSLHADLLVLSCGVRPDTTLAADAGLAVRHGVVVDDRLRTSDRRISAIGDCAEHDGTLTGLVAPAWAQARVLAQVLSGTEPLARYRPRPAVTRLKAAGIDLAAMGDATGGGPGEELTFSDPTRGTYARLRIRDERLTGAILIGDNPTIGTVIQLFDRGQPVPADRRSLLLGRASDGAGAAPAASPALMPDAATVCQCNTVTKGALVSCWRSGARSVDAVLAATRAGTGCGGCRDAVAGIVDWLSQADSVEVTR, from the coding sequence ATGACCGAACGCGTGGTGATCGTCGGCAACGGGATGGCGGGCGCACGCCTGGCCGCCGAGCTGGACGCCCGCGGCGGCGACCGGAAGGTCACAGTGCTCGGGGCGGAACCGCATCGCGCGTACAACCGGATCATGCTCTCCGCGCTGCTGGCCGGCCGGATCGGCGAGCAGGACGTGGAACTGGCCGAGACCGCCGGGCACGGCAGCGACCTGCGCCCCGGCGTGCCGGTGACCCGCATCGACCGGGCCGGGCGAACGGTCCGCACCGCCGACGGCGACCGGATCGGCTACGACCACCTGGTGCTGGCCACCGGCAGCCGCGCGATGGTGCCGCCGCTGCCCGGGCTGACCGGGGAGCTGCCGCGCCGGGTGGTGCCGTTCCGCACCCTGGACGACTGCCGGCGGATCCGCGCGGTGGCCGACGGCGCGCGCAGCGCGCTGGTCCTCGGCGGCGGACTGCTCGGGCTGGAGGCCGCCCGCGGGCTGGCCACCCGGGGGCTGGCGACCACAGTGGTCCACCCCACCGGGCACCTAATGGAACGGCAGCTCGACCCGGCGGCCGGGGCGGTGCTCGCCGGCACGCTCGCCGGCCTCGGCGTCACCATCCAGCTGGCCGTGCCGGCGACCGGCGTAGCGGCGGACGCGACCGGCGTCCGCCTCGAGCTGGCCGACGGCCGGTCGCTGCACGCCGACCTGCTGGTGCTCTCCTGCGGGGTACGCCCCGACACCACGCTCGCCGCCGACGCCGGCCTGGCCGTGCGGCACGGCGTGGTGGTGGACGACCGGCTGCGCACCAGCGACCGACGGATCTCGGCGATCGGCGACTGCGCCGAGCACGACGGCACACTCACCGGGCTGGTCGCCCCCGCCTGGGCCCAGGCACGGGTGCTGGCCCAGGTGCTCAGCGGCACCGAGCCGCTGGCCCGGTACCGGCCCCGGCCGGCGGTGACCCGACTCAAGGCGGCCGGTATCGACCTGGCCGCGATGGGCGACGCCACCGGCGGTGGTCCGGGTGAGGAGCTGACCTTCAGCGACCCGACCCGGGGCACGTACGCCCGGCTGCGGATCCGCGACGAGCGGCTGACCGGCGCGATCCTGATTGGCGACAACCCGACGATCGGCACAGTGATCCAGCTCTTCGACCGGGGTCAACCGGTCCCGGCCGACCGGCGGTCACTGCTGTTGGGCCGGGCCTCGGACGGCGCCGGCGCGGCACCGGCCGCGTCTCCGGCGCTGATGCCGGACGCGGCCACGGTCTGCCAGTGCAACACCGTGACCAAGGGCGCCCTGGTGAGCTGCTGGCGCTCCGGCGCCCGGAGCGTGGACGCCGTGCTGGCGGCGACCCGGGCCGGCACCGGCTGCGGCGGCTGTCGGGACGCCGTCGCCGGCATCGTCGACTGGCTCTCTCAGGCGGACTCCGTGGAGGTGACGCGATGA
- the nirB gene encoding nitrite reductase large subunit NirB, whose translation MNGGDLVVIGNGMVGQRFVDALRARDPHGRWRVTVLAEESRPAYDRVRLSAFFDGVDADALNLHTPHDGVRLCLGEPAIAIDRERRVVETATGAHRYDALVLATGSYPFVPPVPGADLPGVFVYRTLDDLVAIRAYARGRRAGAVIGGGLLGLEAANALRLLGLSTDVVEFAPRLMPVQVDPAGGAMLRRYVEELGVRTHLGVATSAIRPGPDGAVAALELSDGRTVGAELVVVAAGIRPRDELARAAGLPLGPRGGVLVDGTCRSADERIWAVGECAAVDGTCHGLVAPGYATAEVVVDRLLGGAATFPGADTATKLKLLGVDVASFGDAHGVTPGCLDVTFTDPATRVYARLVLSDDARTLLGGVLVGDASAYPTLRASVGGPLPAAPLALLAPDGGADAGALPAAAQVCSCNAVTRGDVDAAIVGGCADVPALKACTRAGTSCGSCVPTLKQLLDAAGVAQSTALCEHFDASRRDLFEIVRVRRIRTFSRLVAEHGRGHGCDICKPVVASILASLGSGHVLDGEQASLQDTNDHFLANLQRDGSYSVVPRIPGGEITPEKLIVIGEVARDFRLYTKITGGQRIDLFGARVEQLPQIWRRLVDAGFESGHAYGKALRTVKSCVGETWCRYGVQDSVGLAVALELRYRGLRAPHKIKSAVSGCARECAEARGKDFGIIATETGWNLYVGGNGGFRPRHADLFASDLSTEALISLIDRFLMYYIRTADRLQRTAAWIEAMDGGLDHLRSVIVDDSLGLCAELDAAMARHVASYSDEWRDVLNDPERLRRFTSFVNAPDVPDPSITFALERGQPVPARGGPPPTGEDRREREPAETGRRRQPVALGLPEVRR comes from the coding sequence ATGAACGGCGGCGATCTGGTCGTCATCGGCAACGGCATGGTCGGGCAGCGCTTCGTGGACGCGCTGCGAGCCCGCGATCCGCACGGGCGGTGGCGGGTGACGGTGCTCGCCGAGGAGAGCCGACCCGCGTACGACCGGGTACGACTCTCGGCGTTCTTCGACGGCGTGGACGCGGACGCGCTGAACCTGCACACCCCGCACGACGGCGTACGGCTGTGCCTGGGCGAGCCGGCCATCGCGATCGACCGCGAGCGGCGGGTGGTCGAGACGGCCACCGGCGCGCACCGGTACGACGCGCTGGTGCTGGCCACCGGGTCGTACCCGTTCGTGCCGCCGGTGCCCGGCGCAGACCTGCCCGGGGTCTTCGTCTACCGCACCCTCGACGACCTGGTGGCGATCCGGGCGTACGCGCGGGGCCGGCGGGCCGGCGCGGTGATCGGCGGCGGGCTGCTGGGGCTGGAGGCGGCGAACGCCCTGCGGCTGCTCGGCCTGAGCACCGACGTGGTCGAGTTCGCACCCCGGCTGATGCCGGTGCAGGTGGACCCGGCCGGCGGCGCGATGCTCCGCCGCTACGTCGAGGAGCTGGGCGTGCGGACCCACCTCGGGGTGGCCACCAGCGCGATCCGGCCCGGTCCGGACGGCGCGGTCGCGGCGCTGGAACTCTCCGACGGCCGCACGGTGGGGGCCGAACTGGTGGTGGTGGCCGCCGGCATCCGACCCCGGGACGAACTGGCCCGGGCCGCCGGACTGCCGCTGGGTCCGCGCGGCGGGGTGCTGGTCGACGGGACCTGCCGCAGCGCCGACGAGCGGATCTGGGCGGTCGGCGAGTGCGCGGCGGTCGACGGCACCTGCCACGGCCTGGTCGCCCCGGGGTACGCCACGGCCGAGGTGGTGGTCGACCGGTTGCTCGGCGGCGCGGCGACCTTCCCGGGCGCGGACACGGCCACCAAGCTGAAACTGCTCGGCGTCGACGTGGCCTCGTTCGGCGACGCGCACGGCGTGACCCCGGGCTGCCTGGATGTCACGTTCACCGATCCGGCCACCCGGGTCTACGCCAGGCTGGTTCTCTCCGACGACGCGCGCACCCTGCTCGGCGGGGTGCTGGTCGGTGACGCCAGCGCGTACCCGACGCTGCGGGCCAGCGTCGGTGGCCCGTTGCCGGCCGCCCCGCTGGCGCTGCTGGCGCCGGACGGCGGCGCGGACGCCGGTGCGCTGCCCGCCGCCGCCCAGGTCTGCTCCTGCAACGCGGTGACGCGGGGCGACGTGGACGCCGCCATCGTCGGTGGCTGCGCGGACGTGCCGGCGTTGAAGGCGTGCACCAGGGCCGGGACCAGCTGCGGCTCCTGCGTGCCGACGCTGAAGCAGCTCCTGGACGCGGCCGGCGTGGCGCAGTCCACCGCACTCTGCGAGCACTTCGACGCCAGCAGGCGCGACCTGTTCGAGATCGTCCGGGTACGCCGCATCCGCACCTTCTCCCGGCTGGTCGCCGAACACGGCCGGGGTCACGGCTGCGACATCTGCAAGCCCGTGGTGGCGTCGATCCTCGCCTCGTTGGGCTCGGGGCACGTGCTCGACGGTGAGCAGGCGTCGCTACAGGACACCAACGACCACTTCCTCGCCAACCTGCAACGCGACGGCAGCTATTCGGTCGTGCCGCGGATCCCCGGCGGGGAGATCACGCCGGAGAAGCTGATCGTCATCGGCGAGGTGGCCCGGGACTTCCGCCTCTACACGAAGATCACCGGCGGTCAGCGGATCGATCTGTTCGGAGCACGGGTGGAGCAGTTGCCGCAGATCTGGCGGCGGCTGGTTGATGCCGGCTTCGAGTCCGGGCACGCGTACGGCAAGGCGCTGCGCACGGTGAAGTCCTGTGTCGGCGAGACCTGGTGCCGGTACGGGGTGCAGGACTCGGTGGGGCTGGCCGTCGCGCTGGAGCTGCGCTACCGGGGGCTACGCGCCCCACACAAGATCAAGTCAGCGGTCTCCGGCTGCGCCCGGGAGTGCGCCGAGGCGCGCGGCAAGGACTTCGGCATCATCGCCACCGAAACCGGCTGGAACCTGTACGTCGGCGGCAACGGCGGTTTCCGACCCCGGCACGCCGACCTGTTCGCCTCCGACCTGTCCACCGAAGCGCTGATCTCGCTGATCGACAGGTTCCTGATGTACTACATCCGCACCGCCGACCGGCTGCAACGCACCGCCGCCTGGATCGAGGCGATGGACGGCGGCCTCGACCACCTGCGGTCGGTCATCGTCGACGACTCGCTGGGGCTCTGCGCCGAACTCGACGCGGCGATGGCCCGGCACGTCGCGTCATACTCCGACGAGTGGCGGGACGTGCTGAACGACCCCGAGCGGCTGCGCCGTTTCACCTCCTTCGTCAACGCACCTGACGTGCCGGACCCGTCGATCACCTTCGCCCTGGAGCGAGGCCAGCCAGTGCCGGCGCGCGGCGGTCCACCGCCCACGGGCGAAGACCGTCGGGAACGGGAACCGGCCGAGACCGGCCGACGGCGGCAGCCGGTGGCACTGGGCCTGCCGGAGGTACGGCGATGA
- a CDS encoding GTP-binding protein has protein sequence MDFAGYDPAGGRPSRGIVSAKIVVAGGFGVGKTTLVGSISEITPLTTEAVMTAAGVGIDDPSKVPGKETTTVAMDFGRITMAQDLILYLFGTPGQTRFWFMWDEIIRGAVGAAVLVDTRRITDAFAPLDYFENRNLPYVVALNRFDDAPQYELEEVREALAISPQVPLVMTDARQRDSVKQVLVTVVEHAMLRLQAEHGRGFATPVG, from the coding sequence GTGGACTTCGCAGGCTATGACCCCGCCGGGGGACGGCCGAGCCGGGGAATCGTCTCCGCGAAGATCGTCGTCGCGGGCGGCTTCGGTGTCGGTAAGACGACGCTGGTCGGGTCGATCTCCGAGATCACACCGCTGACGACGGAGGCGGTGATGACCGCGGCCGGTGTCGGCATCGACGACCCGTCCAAGGTGCCGGGCAAGGAGACCACCACGGTCGCCATGGACTTCGGCCGTATCACCATGGCCCAGGACCTGATCCTGTACCTCTTCGGCACACCCGGCCAGACCCGGTTCTGGTTCATGTGGGACGAGATCATCCGGGGTGCGGTGGGTGCGGCCGTGTTGGTGGACACCCGCCGGATCACGGACGCCTTCGCGCCCCTGGACTACTTCGAGAACCGCAACCTGCCGTACGTGGTGGCGCTGAACCGGTTCGACGACGCTCCCCAGTACGAGCTGGAGGAGGTCCGTGAGGCGCTGGCCATCTCGCCGCAGGTGCCACTGGTGATGACCGACGCCCGGCAGCGGGATTCGGTCAAGCAGGTGCTGGTGACCGTGGTCGAGCACGCCATGCTCCGGCTCCAGGCCGAGCACGGGCGGGGATTCGCCACGCCGGTCGGCTGA
- a CDS encoding uroporphyrinogen-III synthase, whose protein sequence is MRDELAGFTIGVTADRRRDELAALLERRGARVVLAPALRIVPLSDDTELREATRACLDRPPDILMANTGIGMRGWLEAAEGWGLAEPLRSVLARSYVVARGPKARGAIRAAGLHDQWSPASESCDEVVDHLRRRGVAGQVIAMQLHGERQPDCTLALEAAGATVIEVPVYRWAPPTDPAPLHRLVDLIAGRLVDAVTFTSAPAAEALLRTAGDRTDAVLSAFRGDVLVSCVGAVTAEPLLRLGVPVSAPGRARLGALVRTIVDELPRRTTTFKAGGHLLTLRGHAAVIDGELRPLAPAPMAVLRALAQSPGRVLSRTALLRTLPRGADEHAVEMAVARLRAGLRAPRVVQTVVKRGYRLRVD, encoded by the coding sequence ATGCGGGATGAACTGGCCGGCTTCACCATCGGGGTGACCGCCGACCGGCGGCGCGACGAGTTGGCAGCGCTGCTCGAACGGCGGGGTGCCCGGGTGGTCCTCGCCCCGGCACTGCGCATCGTGCCGCTGTCCGACGACACCGAGCTGCGCGAGGCGACCCGCGCCTGCCTGGACCGGCCGCCGGACATCCTGATGGCCAACACCGGTATCGGCATGCGCGGCTGGCTGGAGGCGGCCGAGGGCTGGGGACTGGCCGAGCCACTGCGCTCGGTGCTGGCCAGGTCGTACGTGGTGGCCCGAGGCCCCAAGGCGCGCGGCGCGATCCGGGCCGCCGGGCTGCACGACCAGTGGTCGCCGGCCTCGGAGAGCTGCGACGAGGTCGTCGACCACCTGCGGCGGCGCGGGGTCGCCGGGCAGGTGATCGCCATGCAGCTGCACGGCGAGCGGCAGCCGGACTGCACGCTCGCGCTGGAGGCGGCCGGTGCCACTGTGATCGAGGTGCCGGTCTACCGCTGGGCCCCGCCGACCGACCCGGCGCCGCTGCACAGACTGGTCGACCTGATCGCCGGCCGGCTGGTGGACGCGGTGACGTTCACCTCGGCACCGGCGGCCGAGGCGCTGCTGCGGACGGCCGGGGACCGTACCGACGCGGTGCTGTCCGCGTTCCGTGGCGACGTGCTGGTCAGCTGCGTCGGCGCGGTGACCGCAGAGCCGCTGCTGCGGCTCGGAGTGCCGGTCAGCGCGCCGGGCCGGGCAAGGCTGGGCGCGCTGGTGCGGACCATCGTCGACGAGTTGCCCCGCCGGACGACGACGTTCAAGGCCGGCGGGCACCTGCTCACCCTGCGCGGGCACGCGGCGGTGATCGACGGTGAGCTGCGCCCGCTCGCCCCCGCCCCGATGGCGGTGCTGCGTGCGCTGGCCCAGTCCCCCGGCCGGGTGCTGTCCCGTACGGCCCTGCTGCGGACCCTGCCCCGGGGCGCGGACGAGCACGCGGTGGAGATGGCCGTGGCCCGGCTCCGGGCCGGCCTGCGCGCCCCCCGGGTGGTGCAGACCGTGGTCAAGCGCGGCTACCGGCTCCGGGTCGACTGA
- a CDS encoding DUF742 domain-containing protein: protein MDQRRADPRGALVRPYAVTRGRTEPRQDIALEAVLTASPTQVAESRFAGHDKHRIATVCEGRAQSLAEIAAYTRMPLGVARVLVADMVAESLLTLHTAAPAEGFEERMELLGRVLSGLRRL, encoded by the coding sequence ATGGACCAACGACGCGCTGACCCGCGCGGCGCTCTGGTACGTCCCTACGCGGTCACCCGTGGTCGTACCGAGCCCCGGCAGGACATCGCCCTCGAGGCGGTCCTCACGGCCTCTCCAACCCAGGTCGCCGAGTCCCGCTTCGCCGGGCACGACAAGCACCGAATCGCCACGGTCTGTGAAGGCCGGGCACAGTCGCTGGCGGAGATCGCCGCGTACACCCGGATGCCGCTGGGCGTCGCCCGGGTACTGGTCGCCGACATGGTGGCCGAGAGCCTGCTGACGTTACACACTGCTGCTCCCGCCGAGGGGTTCGAGGAGCGGATGGAACTGCTTGGAAGGGTGCTAAGTGGACTTCGCAGGCTATGA
- the nirD gene encoding nitrite reductase small subunit NirD — protein MSGTATLTWARVCRLDRLEPGRGVAALVDGVQVALFRTADGLFAIDNHDPVAGAYVLSRGIVGSRGAVPTVASPLHKQVYDLRTGRCLDLPGVAVARHDVRCRDGLVEVRLRQEA, from the coding sequence ATGAGCGGGACCGCCACCCTGACCTGGGCCCGGGTCTGCCGGCTCGACCGGCTGGAGCCCGGCCGGGGCGTCGCCGCCCTGGTCGATGGCGTGCAGGTGGCACTCTTCCGGACCGCGGACGGGCTGTTCGCCATCGACAACCACGATCCGGTCGCCGGCGCGTACGTGCTGTCCCGGGGCATCGTGGGCAGCCGCGGCGCGGTGCCCACGGTTGCCTCGCCACTGCACAAGCAGGTGTACGACCTGCGCACCGGGCGCTGCCTCGACCTGCCCGGGGTGGCCGTGGCCCGGCACGACGTGCGCTGCCGGGACGGGCTCGTCGAGGTGCGGCTGCGACAGGAGGCCTGA
- a CDS encoding methyltransferase domain-containing protein translates to MTVADAFDAVAGSYDTARRRLVPCFDSFYGTAVQVAAPPLRAARAAGRTPEVLDLGAGTGLLSLLLAAAVPGVRLTLVDAAPAMLARATDQLHARSVPHRTVRADLADPLPTGRYDAVVSALAIHHLADTDKRALYRRAAAALVPGGVFVNAEQVAGPTPALDLRYDEVWTERITELGPPAEEIAAARERMRHDRPATVADQCRWLTEAGLVDVDCYFKEWRFAVFGGRANGVGR, encoded by the coding sequence ATGACTGTGGCGGACGCCTTCGACGCGGTGGCGGGCAGCTACGACACGGCACGCCGACGGTTGGTGCCCTGCTTCGACTCCTTCTACGGCACGGCGGTGCAGGTGGCCGCGCCCCCGCTGCGGGCCGCGCGGGCGGCCGGGCGTACCCCTGAGGTGCTGGACCTGGGCGCGGGCACCGGCCTGCTCTCGTTGCTGCTCGCCGCCGCTGTGCCGGGGGTGCGGCTGACCCTGGTGGACGCCGCGCCGGCGATGCTCGCCCGCGCCACCGACCAGCTGCACGCCCGGTCCGTGCCGCACCGGACGGTCCGGGCCGACCTGGCCGACCCGCTGCCGACCGGCCGGTACGACGCGGTGGTCAGCGCGCTGGCGATCCACCACCTGGCCGACACCGACAAGCGTGCCCTCTACCGGCGGGCCGCCGCCGCGCTGGTGCCCGGCGGGGTGTTCGTCAACGCCGAGCAGGTGGCCGGCCCGACCCCGGCCCTGGACCTGCGCTACGACGAGGTGTGGACCGAGCGGATCACCGAGCTGGGACCGCCTGCCGAGGAGATCGCCGCCGCCCGGGAGCGGATGCGGCACGACCGACCGGCGACCGTCGCCGACCAGTGCCGGTGGCTCACCGAGGCCGGGCTGGTCGACGTCGACTGCTACTTCAAGGAGTGGCGCTTCGCGGTGTTCGGCGGCAGGGCGAACGGCGTGGGGCGCTGA
- a CDS encoding DUF6364 family protein yields the protein MVIPMGSLTGMTAKVTLSFTDETIEEARRFAKREGLSLSAWMDQAAREKALREVFTAHAAAVNRAGLDLESAALADAREVGMVDDLLFRGRPRAA from the coding sequence ATGGTCATACCGATGGGTAGTCTCACCGGCATGACTGCCAAGGTGACCCTGTCGTTCACAGACGAGACGATCGAGGAGGCCCGACGGTTCGCCAAGCGCGAGGGGCTGTCGCTCTCCGCGTGGATGGACCAGGCCGCCCGGGAGAAGGCGCTGCGCGAGGTCTTCACCGCGCACGCCGCCGCAGTGAACCGCGCCGGCCTGGACCTGGAATCCGCCGCCCTCGCCGACGCCCGCGAGGTGGGCATGGTCGACGACCTGCTCTTCCGCGGCCGGCCGCGTGCTGCGTAG
- a CDS encoding molybdopterin oxidoreductase family protein, with the protein MLLREDADGVTVLPRQFPTNRGGLCQKGWTAAELLDHPERLTTPLLRDPASGELRPASWDAALERIVTGIRAVQAESGRDAVAVFGGGGLTNEKAYALGKFARVGLRTRHIDYNGRFCMSSAAAAGLRAFGIDRGLPFPLADLGRADTLLLVGANPAETMPPLVRWLTEQRRNGGRLIVVDPRATATARQADLHLQPLPGTDLAVANALLHIALTEGWTDRAYVAERTTGFAAVRRSVAAWWPARAEQLSGVPVADLEATARALGTAGRAIILTARGAEQHAKGVDTVTAYVNLALALGLPGRPGSGYGCLTGQGNGQGGREHGQKADQLPGYRRIDDPAAREHVAGVWGVPADELPGPGVPAYQVLDSLGTPGGPRALLVLGSNPVVSAPRAAHVERRLRGLDLLVVADLLLSETAALADVVLPTAQWAEEDGTMTNLEGRVLRRRALRPPPPGVRTDLAILADLAARLAVAEPAAVPTDAPGPAGTAAARFPTDPAAVFAELRRASAGGPADYAGISWSRIDAADGVFWPCPTEDGPDTPRLFTDRFATPDGRARFHPVDHRPAAEPVCDEYPLHFTTGRVLAQYQSGTQTRRVDALRRAAPDAFVELHPDLAARLGIGDGEPVRVTSRRGELRAPARLSPTIRPDTVFAPFHWPGPARANSVTNDAVDPISGMPEFKICAVRVEKA; encoded by the coding sequence ATGCTGCTGCGCGAGGATGCCGACGGGGTGACGGTGCTCCCCCGGCAGTTCCCCACCAACCGGGGCGGGTTGTGCCAGAAGGGCTGGACCGCCGCCGAGCTGCTCGACCACCCCGAACGACTGACCACCCCGTTGCTCCGCGACCCGGCCAGCGGCGAGCTGCGCCCGGCCAGCTGGGACGCCGCGCTGGAACGCATCGTCACCGGCATCCGCGCCGTCCAGGCCGAGTCCGGCCGGGACGCGGTCGCCGTGTTCGGTGGCGGCGGGCTGACCAACGAGAAGGCGTACGCGCTGGGGAAGTTCGCCCGGGTCGGGCTCCGCACCCGGCACATCGACTACAACGGACGGTTCTGCATGTCCTCGGCGGCGGCCGCCGGCCTGCGCGCCTTCGGCATCGACCGCGGGCTGCCGTTCCCCCTCGCCGACCTGGGCCGGGCCGACACGTTGCTGCTGGTCGGCGCCAACCCGGCGGAGACCATGCCGCCGCTGGTCCGCTGGCTGACCGAGCAGCGCCGCAACGGCGGCCGGCTGATCGTGGTCGACCCACGGGCCACCGCCACCGCACGCCAGGCCGACCTGCACCTGCAACCGCTGCCCGGCACCGACCTCGCGGTGGCCAACGCGCTGCTGCACATCGCGCTCACCGAGGGCTGGACCGACCGGGCGTACGTCGCGGAGCGGACCACCGGCTTCGCGGCCGTCCGGCGCAGCGTGGCGGCCTGGTGGCCGGCCCGCGCCGAACAGCTCTCCGGCGTGCCGGTGGCCGACCTGGAGGCGACCGCCCGGGCCCTGGGCACCGCCGGACGGGCCATCATCCTCACCGCGCGCGGCGCCGAACAGCACGCCAAGGGCGTGGACACCGTCACCGCGTACGTCAACCTCGCCCTCGCCCTCGGCCTGCCCGGCCGCCCCGGGTCCGGGTACGGCTGCCTGACCGGCCAGGGCAACGGCCAGGGTGGACGGGAGCACGGGCAGAAGGCCGACCAGTTGCCCGGCTACCGACGCATCGACGACCCCGCCGCACGGGAGCACGTCGCCGGGGTGTGGGGCGTACCGGCCGACGAGCTGCCCGGCCCGGGCGTGCCGGCGTACCAAGTGCTCGACTCGCTCGGCACCCCGGGCGGGCCACGGGCGCTGCTGGTGCTCGGCTCCAACCCGGTGGTGTCCGCACCCCGGGCGGCCCACGTCGAACGCCGGCTGCGCGGGCTCGATCTGCTGGTCGTGGCCGACCTCCTGCTGTCCGAGACGGCCGCGCTGGCCGACGTGGTGCTGCCCACCGCACAGTGGGCCGAGGAGGACGGCACCATGACCAACCTGGAGGGCCGGGTGCTGCGCCGACGGGCGCTCCGCCCTCCCCCGCCGGGCGTCCGTACCGATCTGGCCATCCTCGCCGACCTGGCGGCCCGGTTGGCCGTCGCCGAGCCGGCCGCGGTGCCGACCGACGCCCCCGGGCCGGCCGGCACCGCGGCGGCCCGGTTCCCGACCGACCCGGCCGCCGTCTTCGCGGAGCTGCGGCGGGCCTCCGCCGGTGGGCCGGCCGACTACGCCGGGATCAGCTGGTCCCGGATCGACGCCGCCGACGGTGTCTTCTGGCCCTGCCCCACCGAGGACGGGCCGGACACGCCCCGACTCTTCACCGACCGGTTCGCCACCCCGGACGGAAGGGCCCGGTTCCACCCGGTGGACCACCGTCCCGCCGCCGAGCCGGTCTGCGACGAGTACCCGCTGCACTTCACCACCGGCCGGGTGCTCGCCCAGTACCAGTCCGGCACCCAGACCCGCCGGGTGGACGCGCTGCGCCGGGCCGCACCGGACGCCTTCGTCGAGCTGCACCCCGACCTCGCCGCCCGGCTCGGCATCGGCGACGGGGAACCGGTACGGGTCACCTCCCGTCGGGGCGAGCTGCGGGCCCCGGCCCGGCTCAGCCCGACCATCCGGCCGGACACCGTCTTCGCGCCGTTCCACTGGCCGGGCCCCGCCCGGGCCAACTCGGTCACCAACGACGCGGTGGACCCGATCTCCGGGATGCCCGAGTTCAAGATCTGCGCCGTGCGGGTGGAGAAGGCATGA
- a CDS encoding roadblock/LC7 domain-containing protein, producing MNRPAAMQDMGWLLTNFADSVAGIAHVVAVSADGLLLASSRDLPGDRADQLAAITSGVVSLTEGAARMFSAGGVLQTVIEMDSGYLFLMSISDGSSMAVLAARSCDVGQVGYEMALLVERVGAALVPLPRDAVRS from the coding sequence ATGAACAGGCCAGCTGCCATGCAGGACATGGGTTGGCTGCTCACCAACTTCGCCGACAGCGTGGCGGGTATCGCCCACGTGGTGGCGGTGTCCGCCGACGGGCTGCTGCTCGCCTCCTCCCGGGACCTCCCGGGAGACCGGGCGGACCAGCTCGCCGCGATCACCTCGGGCGTGGTGAGCCTGACCGAGGGCGCGGCCCGAATGTTCAGCGCGGGCGGGGTGTTGCAGACCGTCATCGAGATGGACAGCGGCTACCTCTTCCTCATGTCGATCAGCGACGGGTCGTCGATGGCCGTGCTGGCCGCGCGCAGTTGCGACGTGGGCCAGGTGGGCTACGAGATGGCGCTGCTGGTCGAGCGGGTGGGTGCCGCGCTGGTGCCGCTGCCGCGCGACGCGGTGCGCTCGTAG